The following are encoded together in the Malaya genurostris strain Urasoe2022 chromosome 3, Malgen_1.1, whole genome shotgun sequence genome:
- the LOC131439620 gene encoding protein obstructor-E-like has translation MFGQGLILVVLVSVVFANSNDIVCHPTDTHFVDDPEQCNKYFTCYQGEPFPQVCPPGFRFIEALQACYQSTVEECFNCPETGLYFFEHPETCAKYVLCYSGKPQVKECPEDMLFNPVENQCDLESNVECNRKE, from the exons ATGTTCG GTCAAGGGCTGATACTGGTGGTTTTAGTTTCAGTCGTTTTCGCCAACTCGAACGACATTGTCTGCCACCCGACAGATACGCACTTCGTGGATGATCCCGAGCAATGCAACAAGTACTTCACCTGCTACCAGGGTGAACCATTTCCGCAGGTTTGTCCACCCGGTTTTCGGTTTATCGAAGCACTACAAGCTTGCTATCAGTCGACCGTTGAGGAGTGTTTCAACTGTCCGGAGACGGGGCTGTACTTCTTCGAACATCCGGAAACGTGCGCGAAGTATGTGCTATGCTATTCCGGCAAGCCACAAGTGAAGGAGTGTCCGGAGGATATGCTCTTCAATCCAGTCGAAAATCAGTGCGATTTGGAGAGCAATGTGGAGTGTAATCGAAAGGAATAA